GCCACGGGTCGTACTCCTCTAACTCCTCTTCGACGACGTGGCAGGCTTCGCGCGCCACTTCGACTTTCTCCTGGGTCACCTCGCCGATGACGCGGACCGCGAGGCCCGGTCCGGGGAACGGCATCCGCTCGGCGACGACCTCCTCCAAATCGAGCGCGCGGGCGACCTCGCGGACTTCGTCCTTGTAGAGGTCGCGGACGGGTTCAACGATGCCCTCGAAGTCGACCACGTCGGGCAGACCGCCGACGTTGTGGTGCGACTTGATGCCGCCTTCGCTCTCGATGCGGTCGGGGTAGATTGTCCCCTGCACGAGGTAGTCGGCGTCGGTCTCCTTCGCCTCGCGCTCGAACTCGCGGATGAACTGCTCGCCGATGACCTCCCGTTTGACCTCGGGGTCGACGACGCCCGAAAGCGCGTCGAAGAACCGTTCGTGGGCGTCGACGACGCGGAGGCTCTCCATGAAGCTGAATATTTCGCGGATGCCCTCGGTTTCGCCTTTCCGCATCAGGCCGGTGTCGACGTAGACGGGCGTCAGCTGCTCGCCGATGGCGCGGTAGGCGAGCGCGGCAGCGACCGAGGAGTCGACGCCGCCGGAGAGCGCGATGACCGCGTTGGCGTCGCCCACTTCGTCTCGGATTTCGGCGACGGCTTCCTCGATGAACGACTCGGCGTCGACCATCAGGCTTCGACCTCCTCGAGTTGCTCCGTCCGTTCGAGAATCGATTCGACGAGACCGACGAACGGCGGACTCGCCCTGTCGGGGCGTGAGCGGTATTCAGGGTGGAACTGCGTGCCAAGGAAGTAGGGGTGATCTCCGAGTTCGACTATCTCCATGCGGTTACCGGACTTCCCCGAGAACGTCAACGCTCCGGCTTCGAGATCCGAGAAGAACTCGGGGTTCACCTCGTAACGGTGGCGGTGACGCTCCGTGCAGGTGTCGGCGTCGTAGACGCGGTGAGCGAGCGTCTCGGGTTCGATATCGGTGTCGTGCGCGCCGAGGCGCATCGTCCCGCCCATCTCCTCGAGGTCGTACTGCTCGGGCAGGAGGTCGATGACGGGGTACTCGGTATCGGGGTCGAGTTCGGCCGAGTGCGCGTCCTCCCAGCCGAGGACGTTGCGGGCGTACTCGACGACGGCCATCTGGAAGCCGAGACAGAGACCAAGGAAGGGGATGTCGTTCTCGCGGGCGTAGCGGATGGCCTCTATCTTCCCTTCAGTGCCGCGGGAGCCAAACCCGCCGGGGACGACGATGCCGTCGGCGTTCTCCAACCGTTCGGCGTGGTGGTCGCGCATCTCGTCGGAGTCGACCCAGTGGACGTTCACCTCGACGCCGGTCTCGATGCCGGCGTGCTTGA
This genomic stretch from Haloprofundus salilacus harbors:
- the guaA gene encoding glutamine-hydrolyzing GMP synthase encodes the protein MVDAESFIEEAVAEIRDEVGDANAVIALSGGVDSSVAAALAYRAIGEQLTPVYVDTGLMRKGETEGIREIFSFMESLRVVDAHERFFDALSGVVDPEVKREVIGEQFIREFEREAKETDADYLVQGTIYPDRIESEGGIKSHHNVGGLPDVVDFEGIVEPVRDLYKDEVREVARALDLEEVVAERMPFPGPGLAVRVIGEVTQEKVEVAREACHVVEEELEEYDPWQAFAAVVGKGTGVKGDNRVHGWIVAVRSVESRDGMTARAQELSWETLQRIQSRITGTNDNVARVVYDVTHKPPATIEYE